One region of Streptomyces leeuwenhoekii genomic DNA includes:
- a CDS encoding ribonuclease J gives MSHPHPELGPPPPLAEGGLRVTPLGGLGEIGRNMTVFEYGGRLLIVDCGVLFPEEEQPGIDLILPDFSSIRDRLDDIEGIVLTHGHEDHIGGVPYLLREKPDIPLIGSKLTLALIEAKLQEHRIRPYTLQVAEGNRERVGPFDCEFIAVNHSIPDALAVAIRTPAGMVVHTGDFKMDQLPLDNRLTDLHAFARLSEEGIDLLLTDSTNAEVPGFTPHERDISGVLRQVFAGARKRIIVASFASHVHRIQQILDAAYEYGRRVAFVGRSMVRNMGIARDLGYLKVPPGLVVDVKALDDLPDHEVVLVCTGSQGEPMAALSRMANRDHQIRIVEGDTVILASSLIPGNENAVYRVINGLTRWGANVVHKGNAKVHVSGHASAGELLYFYNICRPRNLMPVHGEWRHLRANAELGAMTGVPHDRIVIAEDGVAVDLVEGKAKISGKVQAGYVYVDGLSVGDVGEPALKDRKILGDEGIISVFVVIDASTGKITGGPHIQARGSGIDDSAFGDVIPRITDVLERSAQDGVVEPHQMQQLVRRTLGKWVSDTYRRRPMILPVVVEV, from the coding sequence TTGAGTCATCCGCATCCTGAACTGGGCCCGCCCCCGCCGCTTGCCGAAGGCGGCCTGCGGGTCACCCCGCTCGGCGGCCTCGGCGAAATCGGCCGGAACATGACGGTGTTCGAGTACGGCGGCCGCCTGCTGATCGTCGACTGCGGAGTGCTCTTCCCCGAGGAGGAGCAGCCCGGAATCGATCTGATCCTGCCGGACTTCTCGTCCATCCGGGACCGCCTCGACGACATCGAGGGCATCGTCCTCACCCATGGCCACGAGGACCACATCGGCGGCGTCCCCTACCTCCTGCGCGAGAAGCCGGACATCCCGCTGATCGGCTCCAAGCTGACCCTCGCCCTGATCGAGGCCAAGCTCCAGGAGCACCGCATCCGCCCGTACACCCTGCAGGTGGCGGAAGGGAACCGCGAGCGCGTCGGCCCGTTCGACTGCGAGTTCATCGCGGTCAACCACTCCATCCCCGACGCACTGGCCGTGGCCATCCGCACCCCCGCGGGCATGGTGGTCCACACCGGCGACTTCAAGATGGACCAGCTCCCGCTGGACAACCGCCTCACCGACCTCCACGCGTTCGCGCGGCTGAGCGAGGAGGGCATCGACCTCCTCCTCACCGACTCCACGAACGCAGAGGTCCCCGGCTTCACCCCGCACGAGCGGGACATCTCCGGCGTCCTGCGCCAGGTGTTCGCCGGCGCCCGCAAGCGGATCATCGTGGCCAGCTTCGCCAGCCACGTCCACCGCATCCAGCAGATCCTGGACGCGGCGTACGAGTACGGCCGCCGCGTCGCCTTCGTCGGCCGCTCCATGGTCCGGAACATGGGCATCGCCCGTGACCTGGGCTACCTGAAGGTCCCCCCGGGCCTGGTCGTCGACGTCAAGGCCCTCGACGACCTCCCGGACCACGAGGTGGTCCTGGTCTGTACGGGGTCCCAGGGCGAGCCGATGGCGGCCCTGTCCCGCATGGCCAACCGGGACCACCAGATCCGCATCGTCGAGGGCGACACGGTGATCCTGGCGTCCTCGCTCATCCCCGGCAACGAGAACGCGGTCTACCGCGTGATCAACGGCCTGACCCGCTGGGGCGCCAACGTCGTCCACAAGGGCAACGCCAAGGTCCACGTCTCGGGCCACGCCTCGGCCGGCGAGCTGCTGTACTTCTACAACATCTGCCGTCCGAGGAACCTGATGCCGGTCCATGGCGAATGGCGCCACCTGCGCGCCAACGCGGAATTGGGTGCCATGACCGGCGTCCCGCACGACCGCATCGTCATCGCCGAGGACGGCGTGGCCGTCGACCTGGTCGAGGGCAAGGCGAAGATCTCCGGCAAGGTGCAGGCCGGCTACGTGTACGTCGACGGCCTCTCGGTCGGCGACGTGGGCGAGCCGGCCCTTAAGGACCGCAAGATCCTCGGTGACGAGGGCATCATCTCGGTCTTCGTGGTCATCGACGCCTCCACCGGCAAGATCACGGGTGGTCCGCACATCCAGGCCCGCGGCTCGGGCATCGATGACTCCGCCTTCGGCGACGTGATCCCCCGGATCACGGACGTCCTGGAGCGCTCCGCCCAGGACGGCGTCGTCGAGCCGCACCAGATGCAGCAGTTGGTCCGCCGGACCCTGGGCAAGTGGGTCTCCGACACCTACCGGCGCAGGCCGATGATCCTCCCTGTCGTCGTGGAGGTCTGA
- the dapA gene encoding 4-hydroxy-tetrahydrodipicolinate synthase, protein MAPTSTPQTPFGRVLTAMVTPFTADGALDLDGAQRLAAHLVDAGNDGLIVNGTTGESPTTSDAEKSELVRAVLEAVGDRAHVVAGVGTNDTHHSIELARAAEKTGAHGLLVVTPYYNKPPQEGLRRHFTAVADATGLPVMLYDIPGRSGVPINTETLVRLAEHPRIVANKDAKGDLGRASWAIARSGLAWYSGDDMLNLPLLSVGAVGFVSVVGHVVTPELRSMIDAYVSGDVHKAVEIHQKLLPVFTGMFRTQGVMTTKAALALQGLPAGPLRPPMVELSPEETEQLKIDLAAGGVQL, encoded by the coding sequence ATGGCTCCGACCTCGACTCCGCAGACCCCCTTCGGGCGGGTCCTCACCGCCATGGTCACGCCCTTCACGGCGGACGGCGCACTCGACCTCGACGGCGCGCAGCGGCTCGCCGCCCACCTGGTGGACGCAGGCAACGACGGCCTGATCGTCAACGGCACCACCGGCGAGTCCCCCACCACCAGCGACGCGGAGAAATCGGAGCTCGTACGAGCCGTCCTGGAGGCGGTGGGCGACCGCGCCCACGTCGTCGCCGGCGTCGGCACCAACGACACCCACCACAGCATCGAGCTGGCCCGCGCCGCCGAGAAGACCGGCGCGCACGGACTCCTGGTCGTCACCCCGTACTACAACAAGCCCCCGCAGGAGGGTCTGCGCCGGCACTTCACGGCCGTCGCCGACGCCACCGGGCTGCCGGTCATGCTCTACGACATCCCCGGCCGCAGCGGCGTCCCGATCAACACGGAGACGCTCGTCCGCCTCGCCGAGCACCCGCGGATCGTCGCCAACAAGGACGCCAAGGGGGACCTGGGCCGCGCGAGCTGGGCCATCGCGCGCTCCGGCCTCGCCTGGTACTCCGGCGACGACATGCTGAACCTGCCGCTGCTCTCGGTCGGCGCCGTCGGCTTCGTCTCGGTCGTGGGACACGTGGTCACCCCGGAACTCCGCTCCATGATCGACGCGTACGTCTCCGGTGACGTGCACAAGGCGGTGGAGATCCACCAGAAGCTGCTCCCCGTCTTCACCGGCATGTTCCGCACCCAGGGCGTCATGACCACCAAGGCCGCGCTTGCCCTCCAGGGCCTGCCCGCCGGCCCGCTGCGCCCGCCCATGGTGGAGCTCAGCCCCGAGGAGACCGAGCAGCTCAAGATCGATCTTGCTGCCGGCGGGGTACAGCTCTGA
- the thyX gene encoding FAD-dependent thymidylate synthase, giving the protein MTQTPDDDFKIDLRSDVTVELVKHSASDADVLFAARVSTVGEQSLDELNKDPERSKGLINFLLRDRHGSPFEHNSMTFFINAPIFVFREFMRHRVGWSYNEESGRYRELQPVFYVPDESRKLVQQGRPGKYVFVEGTPAQHELVGRAMEDSYRQAYQTYRQMLAAGVAREVARSVLPVGLYSSMYATCNARSLMHFLGLRTQHELAKVPSFPQREIEMVGEKMEAEWARLMPLTYAAFNANGRVAP; this is encoded by the coding sequence GTGACCCAGACCCCTGACGACGACTTCAAGATCGATCTGCGCAGCGACGTCACCGTCGAGCTGGTGAAGCACAGCGCGTCCGACGCCGACGTGCTGTTCGCGGCCCGGGTCTCGACCGTCGGCGAGCAGTCCCTCGACGAGCTGAACAAGGACCCGGAGCGCTCCAAGGGACTGATCAACTTCCTGCTGCGGGACCGGCACGGAAGCCCCTTCGAGCACAACTCGATGACCTTCTTCATCAACGCGCCGATCTTCGTCTTCCGGGAGTTCATGCGGCACCGCGTGGGGTGGTCGTACAACGAGGAATCCGGCCGCTACCGGGAGCTCCAGCCGGTCTTCTACGTGCCCGACGAGTCCCGCAAGCTGGTCCAGCAGGGGCGCCCGGGCAAGTACGTCTTCGTCGAGGGCACCCCCGCCCAGCACGAACTCGTCGGCCGCGCGATGGAGGACTCCTACCGCCAGGCGTACCAGACCTACCGGCAGATGCTCGCCGCCGGCGTGGCCCGCGAGGTCGCCCGCTCGGTCCTCCCGGTCGGCCTGTACTCGTCGATGTACGCCACCTGCAACGCCCGCTCGCTGATGCACTTCCTCGGCCTGCGCACCCAGCACGAGCTGGCGAAGGTGCCCTCCTTCCCGCAGCGGGAGATCGAGATGGTCGGCGAGAAGATGGAAGCGGAGTGGGCCAGGCTCATGCCCCTCACGTACGCCGCCTTCAACGCCAACGGCCGCGTGGCCCCGTAG
- a CDS encoding PH domain-containing protein produces MPLSFLTADRAFEAVDDAALPHHDRDRWRRPYRPGPWRVGTAAVMLLLASFVLFAAVVIAATATLASAAAVFGMAAVVIVCALRLLRMGVWVSAQGLRHVTFFGTRTAPWDQVAQVRTVQQPVRWLGLPRTVQGQALVLLRQGRAADSPPPLLTTHNADFLARPGAFDRAADSVEAWADEYRRG; encoded by the coding sequence GTGCCCCTGTCCTTCCTGACGGCCGATCGCGCCTTCGAGGCAGTCGACGACGCAGCGCTGCCGCACCACGACCGCGACCGCTGGCGCCGTCCCTACCGGCCGGGCCCGTGGCGCGTGGGGACGGCGGCGGTCATGCTGCTGCTCGCCTCGTTCGTGCTGTTCGCGGCGGTCGTCATCGCCGCGACGGCCACCCTGGCCTCCGCCGCCGCGGTCTTCGGCATGGCCGCCGTCGTCATCGTGTGCGCGCTGCGGCTGCTGCGGATGGGCGTGTGGGTGAGCGCGCAGGGGCTGCGGCACGTGACCTTCTTCGGCACGCGGACGGCTCCCTGGGACCAGGTCGCGCAGGTGCGGACGGTGCAGCAGCCGGTGCGCTGGCTGGGGCTGCCCCGCACGGTGCAGGGCCAGGCGCTGGTCCTCCTGCGGCAGGGGCGGGCGGCGGACAGCCCGCCGCCGCTGCTGACGACGCACAACGCGGACTTCCTCGCCCGGCCGGGCGCCTTCGACCGGGCCGCGGACTCCGTGGAGGCGTGGGCGGACGAGTACCGGCGCGGCTGA